AAAAGAATCTATAGATTCATAATGGAATATTTAGTGCTTGAATGCTGAGGCAATATTGGCTACtgtgttttctctcttcttattttttcttctttccttcttaATGTTCAGCACACTATGAGAATACTCTGCACTgtatttcttcttaaaaaactAACTTCTCATCCCCAAATACTTCCCTACCTTAAGCCACCATCCAAGCAGCCCCAAGATAATAAATACAGCCATTGGCCAATTAAGCCCCACAACATATACATCAATGAACATCGAGAAACCTATATTCTTCAAATCTGCCCCCTTTTGCCTTCAAACATTGTAATGACTCAGCCCCTAATcagtttaaaaataataaggCCTTATGTATCCACTAAAATTCTTAAAACTAGAATACATCCCTACCTTCAGCCCACCACATAAGCAACCTTAGGAAAAATTTAAGGCCAATCCCATGTCATCAGACTGTCACATTTGGGCACATCATAGCTCAAAAGTAGCCATCTTGAAAAATGTAGTTGTCTACCATTCAAACCTTAATGACAAACCAGAAATTTGTTCCTCTTTATTACTTTTACCTAAATATCAGATACATATCCAACCATGTATTTTGACTGCATGTcctatacatacacacacacacacacacacgccaATGCCAGGTGCAGGACATGCACTTCACGCACTTTTATGACTCCAGTAACTAGACGAAAAGGTTCATCTAGGCCAAAAGAATGTCACTCCTGGCCTCTTGAACAAGCTCCCTGATCCAAAATCAACCAGGCTTTAGTGATTAAGGGTCATGCACTAGGTAGGTTTGCACTTTGGGCAAGTTCACCTAAGCCACACAAAACTGGTATAAAATAATCGGCTTTTTAGTGGCATCTGTCTGAGGGCATCTGGAATTGTCTGTTTCGGTATTTACTCTTGTAAACGGTAACAAACGCTCATCTGTCCACGAATATGCTTCCCTTCTTTTATTCATTTCCCTCAAGTACCAGAGACCACCAGTTGGCAACCAGGAATCTAACTTTGATAAGCATTATGCATATCTGCCAGTCCAGATGATATATCAGACAGTAGAGCAAATTAAGTTGGTATGGCCAAGTTGGCAGTAAgcaacaaatatataaaaataagattaCAAGGATGCTATTCTTACATTGGCACAAGATTCAATTTAGGAAACAATAAACACCATAAACAACCAGAAACAGTCATAGTTTACTCAAAATTCTGTGACTATTACACAAATGTGACTCCAAACTATCCAGACATTATAACCATGATTATGTAGTTAGAAGCAATAACCAATAAAAGGAAGAATTACTATGCTAACATAATATTGAAACGAAATCATCATATACCTTGACATTCCAGTTCTTATCAACTAAAAGGTTCGGTGACTTCAAATCCCTGTGAACAATTGTGGGTGTGCTTGCATGTAAGCAATTCATGCCCCTAGCCTGAAAGATGACAATAGCTTTAAACATGGGTATGGAaataaatgatgattaaaaaGAATGCAGGGTTAATAATGTCATACCACATCAAGAGCCATTTTTATTCTGCGCTTCTCCTCAAGTTGACATTGAGGACGATGAAGAATTCGATATAAGCTTCCcctgaaaaatcaaaatttagtaaCACTACTAATGAAATGAAAGTTGCACATATATAATCATGCATGCATATACATATTAATCAATGCAGGTAAAATTGCAAGGATCATTAGAATCTCATTGCAGatgaattttgttttgcaaAACACTCAAACTCATTAAGATATGACAACAAAAAGAGCACAGAGTTGTACCTTGGAAGAAACTCAGAAATGATAGAGAGGTTTGGAGGACGAGTAACAGCACCCATGAAAAGAACAACATTTGGATGCCGCAGTCTACGCATTATTCGTACCTTATTTTACATATGAAAAAAATGCAGGTTAATGGCTTTGGATTGATTAGAAAGTATAAGCCATGAACCCAAACCATGGATATTATCTTTTCATTTCTATGTGTCAAGTGGGTCATATGATGTCATGTCTTAAATGTCcaattttcagaaaaaaaaaaaaaaaaaaaaaaaaaaaaaaaaaaaaaagaaagaaagggaagaagaagaagaagaagaaaaaagaagaagaagaagaagaagaagaagaagatgaacttgCCCCACAGTTCCTGTCATGACATTCCATTCTATCACTAGAGAATCCCATATTTTATGAAAGGGGTTAGGTTaggttttgttgttttgggAATTGTTTGGGCTGGTGAAGATGTTAACAAATTGAACTTGGGCTGGAAATCTCATCATTAACAAATTCTTAGAAGGAAGCAGAAGGTGTATGCAAGACCACCATTGGTAGTGCCATCACATCCTTCTCATCATCCTGCTCCCTCATTGGTAGTGCCATTCTGCTACCACCTTGGTCACTAGCCATCAACAAGACAACACCACCACCGATACCAAGAATGCTTTAGTTTccagaattctttttttttttttttggttttctgggtGATTAGATATTCATATTGCACAACATTATTTAGTGTGTAAGgttattttactttttcctgAATCAAAAAGAGCAATATCACATGCATATATAGAAGCTTAATTCATTGCTTACTTCACTTTTGAACTCAGCCAAAGCTGCACCTGAGAAATCCTGGTCTAAAAACTTCTTCACAGCGACCTCCTGTAGTTCAAAATTTACCAGAAGATTATTAGATTATCAGTTTCCCTTCATTGTCTAAAAGCTCCTATTTTATGTCAGAAGtaaaacattaaataaaaaataataccaaACTCATAGTAATGGCTAAAAAGCATTATAATGAGACAACAACAAAGAAAGAGATTCCACATTATACATTATTCACCAGTGATAGTCAGAATCAAGAGTTCATTCTATGGTTCACCAATGACAACTATACATGACAGCCATCTAAGTTTACCACTAACTAATGGTGCAAACATTCATGACATCCGTAAATTTTCCTGTATCACTATAGCAGACTCTATCACTATGCATACAAACATACTACAGTGGATGATGAGCATAATGaagagaatttttaaaattttacatttattttaagtaaactCACTTGTTATTGCAGTTGTTAGAATATTGGGTAagtaaatgattaaattaacctttcataatagcttaaacttttggaactACCAGATATTTATCATGGTCTCAAAGCAAAAGGTCTTGAATTCAAACACTATCTCCACTTTACCacctattaaaaaatttcaaaattccacATGTAGGGCCCCACCAATTGTAGAGTTTAGGCCCACTTGTGAGGAAGTGTTAGAATATAGGTTGAATGATTAATTTCAATATTGCCAAATAGTTTAAACTTCTGGGACCAGTGAAAGTTTATCTATAGTCAAATAGTAAAAGGATCAATCAATCAAGCCATTAATTGAGCATTCAAATTCAAGTTGAGTAAGTTAACACATCAAGGCATTTTAAAGATGGAATTATACAGAGCAAAAGATAATGGACAACAAGATGCAATTCTTTTAATTCAAAGCAAAAGAGCAAAGAGCAAAATGTGACTATACAAAAAGGAATCATAGAACTCACCGTGCCATTCCAATCAGCATGATAAACCTCCCCATATGAACCTAGTAACaggaaaaatgaataaaaaattaaagaacttCCAAGGAAACAACGGTTATTGCTATGCAAGGACTGAAATAAATGAGTCTCTCTTTCTCATACTTAATTTATTAAGCATAACACTAGTACAAAGCTACCAAAATAAGATGAAACTATAACCTCTTAAGAAGGATTTACCATTCTGTTTCTGgccagaagagagagagagagagagagagagagagagaagcactAGATCCTTTAAAGGAGCATAATTTTCCATACATAATTCATTTACTATTGCTATAACTCTTTCCAAATAATTCATGCACTATTACTATAACTCTTCCCTTTGGAAAGCTTAAACACAACTAACACAATCTTATGGTACTAAACCCAAAACTGCAACATTCATCACTTGCTTTGTTGAGGGCGAAGATGCCATTTGGCCCAAAGACCATAGCAATACACTATAATTAGTAAAACATATACATACATTCATACATACATATTTATATAGAACATGGAACGAATTCCAAAATTGCAAAATGTCTACCAAGATTTGCCAAATATGATGTACTTCCAACAAGCCATATGCATTACCTAGTCCAATCCTTTCACCAATAACCAGGTCTTCCCAACGAATTTCATCTCCTACATCGACATCATCAAATATTTGGTCAGCCCTACTTGTGCTGGAGTATATTTGTTCAGCCTTACTTGTGGTGGAGTCAAAAGACGAGCTAGCACTTTCTGGATCCTTCAATTTCAAATTGTTCCCCATAAATCGATCATGCATACTCTTTCTACGATCGTGAAAACCAATTTCATTGTCCTCAAGTTCTTGAACCAAATCCACCGCATTACTTTGCGATTCTTCCCCATTCCTAGGACGTTCTCGCTTTAAATTAGCATTCAAATCCCCCACATGATGAAACCTATCTAACTGACTTGAGCTAGCTTCTGACAATGAACTGGTGCCACTGACAGAATTTGCTGCATTACTGCCCATACTGGGCATATTTGAATTACCAGCTGATTTGAAACCATCACCATAGATCTTTCCAGGTGTATTAGAACTGGTGGAAGCTAACGATGGCAGATTATAGTCATTAGGCTCACGATTGATTCTTGGAAATAGACCCTCCATATAATCATACTCCTTTTTCTGAGGGACTTCATTGAGAGCATATCGATTCTTCCACATCAATGATACAGGGGGTCGACCAGGGTTATTTATCGGTCTCTGAAGCTCATCAACTCTATTCTCTGTAGGTTTGTTATGCAAAGAAGTTTTGCCAGTTCCTTTTATCTGGAATGGATTAAGATCtgcaaaaagattttttggatcCTCAGGGTTATTCTGGTTATATGGAACTACATTGAGATTTATCCTCACACCATCACCAACTGCATGGGTACCACGACTGCCTTTATACAGAGAGGTGCCAATGCCTGGTGATGAAAGATCCGACTGATTGGGACTCGGCTTATTTGACATACCAGATGAACTAACAGTAGTGTCACCACTTGTACTGGGGAATAAAGGAATGGATTCTGCCTTTTCAGAACTTGACCTTCTATCCAAGGGTGAGCTACTCTCAACTGCAGAGTTATGACTGCTACCTTCACCAAGTAAAGGCTTTGGTCTTAAGTACGTAACTCCAATGTCATTAGACAAATGACGAGGTGggattttgtttatttttggattGTATGGCTTAAAGGTATTTTCCATTGCACTTAGAATATCAGCTGGTATAAGTGTTCCAGGAGCTGCCATTAGATCAACCAAAAATTCCCTGAAGgcagaaaaatataaattagatcTATGTAGAAGcaaaaaaagtttaaaccaaCTTTTATGAATCAAATTAAATATGCGCACACACTCAACACTCAATTGCATGCATATCACGGAGATGTTGCTTTAGCACACATAGGAGAGAATAAACCATGGGACATGCATGAACTTTGGATTAGTTATGTAGGTTTAGGTTCAATcctattctatatatatatatacacacacacactatctATAAGAGGATTCTCCTCTTTGAActggacttttatgtggttcaaacatACCCTCATTAATGAAGGGTAACTTCTCTTATAAATAGgatcataaatgtcaaataacaaatttcattttgaatttaaaaagaagactcctaaaatttaggatttttttccaTTCACGTTCATCCAAAGAAAAGTAAAACACccccaatttaaaaataaaataaaataactaagaGAACTCTTAAAATTTAGCATTCTTTCCCCTCGTGATCACCTTATTTTTCCCACCCAAACTTTTCTCTATATCACTACACCACTTTCAAACACacgttcaaaaaataaatacagtTATTGcttatctctaaattttatcctttttatttgtttgaaaaataaataaaaaaatatttccaacgtataatagatacaaattattacctttcaccaaaaaagaaaaaaaaaagaaaaagaaaagaagagtatatatatataagaacttTACTCATAATAAAggataaaaagaaagacttaGTACACAGAAGAATACATCtcacaaacaaaatcataaCGAGTACCAAAAATCAAAGACTTAGAACACATAAGTACACACTTATATTCTAGATGGGAAGAGAGCAGAGAAGGTATTAGATCAGGCAAAGTCAGCGAAAAAGGGGACATCTAAAATGCCAATGAGATCTGATTAACAAAGGAACATAAGCC
This genomic stretch from Quercus lobata isolate SW786 chromosome 3, ValleyOak3.0 Primary Assembly, whole genome shotgun sequence harbors:
- the LOC115979962 gene encoding serine/threonine-protein kinase EDR1-like; the encoded protein is MKHIFKKLHIGSNHDPNRSNENPNVTSATASTPPSCAPDQRPVSVQTSGALPPASPSASSSATTSPASNAAGTTPSSAVAAASAAANRADYISSEEEFQVQLALAISASNSEFRDDPEKDQIRAATLLSLGGHRIDLVRDKDEVSAETLSRQYWEYNVLDYEDKVVDGFYDLYGLSTESANQGKMPSITDLETNLGSSGFEVVMVNQRIDSSLEELLQIAHCIALDCPVTEVSVLAQRLAELVTGHMGGPVKDANIMLARWMERRTELRMSLQTSVLPIGSINVGLSRHRALLFKALADNVKMPCRLVKGSHYTGVEDDAVNIIKLEDEREFLVDLMAAPGTLIPADILSAMENTFKPYNPKINKIPPRHLSNDIGVTYLRPKPLLGEGSSHNSAVESSSPLDRRSSSEKAESIPLFPSTSGDTTVSSSGMSNKPSPNQSDLSSPGIGTSLYKGSRGTHAVGDGVRINLNVVPYNQNNPEDPKNLFADLNPFQIKGTGKTSLHNKPTENRVDELQRPINNPGRPPVSLMWKNRYALNEVPQKKEYDYMEGLFPRINREPNDYNLPSLASTSSNTPGKIYGDGFKSAGNSNMPSMGSNAANSVSGTSSLSEASSSQLDRFHHVGDLNANLKRERPRNGEESQSNAVDLVQELEDNEIGFHDRRKSMHDRFMGNNLKLKDPESASSSFDSTTSKAEQIYSSTSRADQIFDDVDVGDEIRWEDLVIGERIGLGSYGEVYHADWNGTEVAVKKFLDQDFSGAALAEFKSEVRIMRRLRHPNVVLFMGAVTRPPNLSIISEFLPRGSLYRILHRPQCQLEEKRRIKMALDVARGMNCLHASTPTIVHRDLKSPNLLVDKNWNVKVCDFGLSRLKHNTFLSSKSTAGTPEWMAPEVLRNEPSNEKCDVYSFGVILWELATLRLPWSGMNPMQVVGAVGFQNRRLDIPKEVDPMVARIIWECWQTDPNLRPSFSQLTVALKPLQRLVIPSHLDQPSSPLPQEISVNSTP